The following is a genomic window from Neodiprion virginianus isolate iyNeoVirg1 chromosome 1, iyNeoVirg1.1, whole genome shotgun sequence.
GGCAGGGCATGAGTTGGCAGGTGCTAGGTGCAAAAAGTGTGTATAGCAAGCAACAGTTCCAACTGCACACGTTAATTGTGAAAGTTGATATACATTATACGATATACTTTAAACCGATCATTCAGATATACTTTAAAGCGTTCATGCACTCCTCGAAACACATTTCATGTTATGCAATGTCTCTACCGCTTTTTGGACTGTCATTTGCTTATGTCATTTAGTCTTGAGTCAATAAACTctcgaaataaaatatatggtAAAATTAGTTATGGCAGTTGAAACATACACTTTCTGTATACTCAAATACACAAACGTGAGTATAGTCAAGCGAATTGTTGAAAACTTATGCAAAACGCCGACAAAAATTGAAGCACATGACGAACGAGTATTCGACTTGCGTAAGCACGATACGACGCCCTGACACAAAAACAACCAACagtatgaataaaaacaacaaaaacaacaacaaaaacaacaacagtaATAAAACAGGAAACTTCGCAAATTATCGTTTAGTGACAGGTATGAAAAAGGGCTCGTTATTTGCTATACGGTGGTTTCCAATACCTCTCGGCTAATGATGGGTTGCGAGCTCGTCACACAAACAGCAATTCCTGGTACCAGAGCGTTTGCTTCCTGTTGCTGCAGCAGCTGCTGCTGAGTATTGGTGCCATTGGTGTTGGCTGTGCATATTGATCCTATTCCAGTTGAGCTAGAGCCTAAAAGTGGTGAATTTCCACTGGAAAGTGCACTGTCTGCAGAGCTGGATGCTCGTCTTCGCATCGATTCTTCGCTGGAAGACTTGAGGAGTTCCTTATCCCGGTCCTTGTCCTCATCCCTTCAAAAAGACGCGAGGATTGCATTTGGGGTGAAGCAAGAAAAAACGAAGGGCATAAAATGCAGAAATAGTTTTTTCATTAGATTAAACTTCCTTTCCTCACGGTGTGTATCAAAATTACGACGTGATAGATTTAAGTCTTCTACTCACTTTATCTTGAGCATTACGTATTTGTCAGGTATTAGTCCTTCACGACCTGCCAGAGCGCCACGCCACCAGTCATTGCTAACCTGTGCATACAGCGTCAGTGTGTCACCCTTTTTGAAACTCAATTCCCTTGCAGACCGAGCGTTAAAGTCAAACTGCGCGGTGGCTTCCAGATTTTCTGATTCTGCACACGAAAATAAAGAAGATGTACCGTGGACGTCCAGTATGATTGagtttctattttaattttaaatttagaataaaCTTTCCGTTCAGGAGAACCGTCTCCGGAAACTTTATGCCTCAAAAATGTCACCAATTGAAACAGAATCGTTTTTGTATCGAAGTACAAATTGCTTCCTAAGTACTGTTGGAACTTACCATCTTCCGACGGATACACTTCAGAATCCATATCTTCCTGAACCTGGTCTGTTGGCGAGTCGCCTACTTCCCTAAAAAGCAGAATATATATTGTGTTTTCTGCTGCATGTAGTTTACTTACGTTACTTGTgcgcaatatattttttcttacacatCATCGGGCTCTCTGCTGATGTACTTCTCATACTGAATTCCTCCAATGTCATCAGGGAATATTTCTTCGCAGAATGTTATGATGTTCTTTATTAGATCGTTTACTTGATTCTGGTACTGGACCTGATCCTTGTCTTCAGGCACTGGGACCAACGTTGGTCCGAAGCAAATTGCCAAGTTATAAGGGTCCATCATATTCTCATCAGAGAATTCTGAGAGGctgaaagatttttaatgTTTAGTTTAATGGAGGAGCAAAAaatgcatcaattttatcatttatgttCGAAACATAAAAACCAAAGgcttgtattaaaaaataaggACTCACTGATTGAGAAATGCAAAGAGATATCGCATTACAATGACAACAGGTCGAGGTAAGCTGGAGATGAGCTCTTTCATCTTCAGTACAAATTCCTGCTTGGATTCAAGCTGGGCAAGTTCCATCAGATGCTCAAAGTAGATGATAGGAAAAAGCGGTTCTCTGAGCTCCCTAAGATAAAGTTTAAGAACCCCAGCAACACTGTTGATGTCCGACGCGTCAGTTACGTCTGCAAGGGGATCCTCGCCTCTCTCGAAACATTCCCTGAAGTTGTTTATCTCCACCTGTGATCCTGACACCCTGAATATACCCTGATGATGGAGTCCAAAAAGGTTTATCACCCTGACACAACTTTTCACAATTAACGGTATCTCCTGGTTTGTGCTCTCCAAGTATTCTTCTAGTGAACCACCAAACAATTTTGGCTGACCGTTCATCTGCAAGCGACCGATTCGCTTTCGTCTAGCTTGCTTTTGCTTATTCGCCGTTATTGACGGATTTGGACTGGATGCTGATCCGTCGAGCAGTGTTTGGCGAATGTATTCCTGCTTTGCATCAAGTCGTGCTATCCTCGAGGTTCCCAGAAGGTATTCGCGGAATTTCTGAACAGCAATGAAAACGAGGCACGATGAACATGATCGTCATTTTATAGTtcagaaaaatacatattacCAGAATCAATTTCTGAAACACACAGTATTgataaaatgttgaaaaatgaaaacaaccAAATTTTACCGTTAGGTAAAACTCCTCAGTCTCCTGTCTGTCGGCTCTgagttttatttgaagagTCTCAGGTGGCCTGGAAGTTGGGACAGCGTTTTCACCAAAGTACCTGGAGCAATCGTAGTCTTTTGCAGTGAGCATCTCGAGCAGACTGGCCTCTGCGGTCTCAAGAGTTTTCCAAACTTCTTCAGACTCTGTGCGCAGTGATGTAACGCGCTGCTGCAATTGCGTGAGCCTCTGCTCCATCTCCGTGTGAAGAACTTTCTGCAGTTCCGGCTCAGGCAcctaattaataaatatacatttcCTATTTCTGGTTGCAAATATAATCGTTAATGCGGCTTAAGCCAGAATTCACATCATTCAAAATAGgaaacagagagaaagaacAAAATACATAATTCATTATTCTACCTCATCGCCACGTTGACCCTGGAATTCAAACTTCTTTGGAATCATGAAAGCCACGTGATGGGATTCGAGAAACCGTTGTTTGTCTGCCCTCGAATCAAGCGACCCAACACATGCAGCCAACTGTTCAGCACCCTGCTGCAGTGACCTTTGCCTACCCTCCTCTGCACTGCAGTGCATTAGAAGAGCTCTTGCAACACAATTGTGGAAGCCAAAATCCATGCACTGTTCAACAACAAAACAATGATTGTTGTTGATGTTTTAGATAGGGTCAGGTGAGTTTGACTATTACattcaaaatatattattattattattattatcagattagaaaaaaattctgttcagGCCTCTCAAATAAAGAAAAGGCAGAACACTTTATAACTTTGTATAAAGTAAGTGAAATTTCTCCACCTTGCACTACGCTATAAGCTAGTACTTTACTGCCAAGTGgtaagggaaaaaaattctacttcgtttgaatattcaacttttgggaattgaattttcaaattgaaaacagTCGCCGCAATACAGCGATCGAAATTCTCATAATAAATGTAAAGAATTCTTAAATTGCCCAGGGGAAATCTatacattaaaaaatgtgtattaataaataatgCGATTATTCATTAAATGGTACCGAGTTTGGGACTTACGTCAATGAGATCGGACAAGTCATCGACGAAATACTTGTGTATCGTCGTATTCGAGGCCTCGAGGCAAAGGATGTATTCGTTCCGCGCCTTCAGAGCTTTCAGTTTGGATTCGGTATGCTTGGCCTTTCTCTGAAATCACATAATGCAACGAAATCCGTCATGACGGTAACGAAAATTCGGTTTATACATGTTGTCAATCAAGGAGGgtgggtgttttttttttctcttaattcGAATATTAAACATCGTGATAAACGAATAAACGTTTGTTTCCTtctaatttaattattttctactcTCCTTGGATTTTATTCCGACAGCAGGGTAAGACTtgtcaatcttttttttttttgtctatatACGGTAAGCATAAAGCTCGAGTGATATCGGATATAGCTGATGTGTTAAGGGAAGCCGTTGGGCAGCGACACACGCGTCGTCGTTTACCTCCACCTCCATCTCCACCTTATCCTCAtactcctcctcctcctcctcctcctcctcctcgagAATCGGGTTGCGTGCCATCTGCTTCGCTGATCGAGCTTTGCGGCCGGCGTTGCGGCcggtttctttatttttccacgCAGTAAGTTTGTGGGCGCCGCAAAAAACATACAGATGTTTGAATCTGTTATGAAGGTCTGTTTAATACGTCTTCAGGATTAAGGCAAATAGAAGAAAcgacgaggagaaaaaattgtaaaacgaaAATACGTAACACAcgtacacatacacacacacacattcgAATGATCTTTGAAATTAAGTGCAAAAAAAAGGCAAATGCCTCCGCCAAACGGCGCCATCCAGACATCGATAAATGCCACGCCTAGCTGATTACTACCTTGGCAAAGAAGCGGAGAAGCCTCTTATGCTGTACACACTACATTCACACACCATACATGACAACTTGCGTACACAAAATTTTATGCTTATTTTGTGAAACTGTAAACTAATCTCGAGACTGTACCCGATAATCAGGAATCTCACACAGACAAGTGATATTTGTTTGACAAAGGCGAGCATAAACATCGTCGAACTCTAGGGATAATATAAATCAAATCATGAAATTTAGACACGAAGAATAACCGTGTAAAATCAAAGGTATGTGTAAGTACGTAAAACAACGCGGAcaaggtaaataaataaatcttcGCGAGCTCATTGTATAgctttttcgaaaatttatatatttaatatgaGATATTCAGGACTGCAGGTTAATCGTGCGTGGTGTAcgtcattatttttacctGCGGGACCCTTCCATGTTgtcattataataattattattattgttgatgTTTTTGTTGGCTGCACAGATGCACGGAAAGCAATTAgcatgaaagagaaaaatgggatgaattttgaaaataggACACGGGATAGTTCGGGCGCTATTCCATACCCTTTCTTGTCTAAGTATATTCATGGAGAGTTtgatatatatctataaaGATCATCATAACGGTGGCAGAGGTGGTAGAACTGAACTGCACTTCTTCTTCCCTAAGTATATATAAAACTCAACGTGTCTCCGTCTGTCTGTCCGTACGTTCGCTTACAACTCTAAAACTAACGATccaactttgattttttttttctgtggaTAGCTTCAACGTCTGGCCAAGTTTTAGGCTATATTTCGTTACAAATACCTAGAAAAACCCCCAGTAGCGTTCTGAGATAAGTCTGCCTGCAGGCTGCAACTGCTGCCACGACGTGTCTACTTCCACATTTGCATTATTTGAAATCTTGCATAAGTTGCTGTGAGGAAAGATTCTGCGTATTGACTCTGTATAAAGACTCCCCGCAAAGtctgtttaaattttttcaacttatgGCAACGCTACTAGGCAATAATTTTAGTGACATAAAGATATTTGTAGGCCAAGGCGAAACGGGATCACATATTTACACGCCTAACGCTGACTAAACCCTTACTAATGGAAGAAAGTTATGGTCAAGATTATTCAAGGTCTCGACGAGGACTACAAAAAAGTCCGGGAGAGCATGTGGTTACGTCGAATAGTTTCGTCGCAAAAATCATTAGAAAATATTCGCGGCCGCTAGTTTAGTCCATATAACATAGTAACTATTATGTAGAGATGAACGATAATCACGAAGCGCGACGTCGCGACGACCGGGAAACAAAAACGAGTCGTCGCCGTTGTCCACATCGCGTATATATTCTGACATACCTAcaataggtatatgtatacatagacaCTTTATATACACGTACTTATGTAATACATACACAGAGTGGGGATAATAATTGGCACGCAGATGACGCAAATACCTAATTTGGACATCCTGCCGTCGGCGAAACGAACTTATAACCCAAATACCCATAATGCATTATTCCCTCCGACTTCCTGTAACGTCTCAAACACGACACCATATATAACACGAGAACTCTTGCTGCATCAGAAATTAACGTTTTCTCATACATTATCTAGGCAGTTTTACAAACGCACAACTCTCACCTTGTTAACTTCCTTTTCGATCAGCTTGTACTTCTTGCTGCGGGCAAGTTTTTCCGGCGGCGCAATGGCGACCTCGAGTTTAGTCCTCTGCTGTTCAGCGACCCGTAATTTCGTCTCGGCTTGCCTGGACTCCGCCTGGTAGGCCTGATAGGTCTTCATCGTTGTGTGAAGTTCGTGGAGAACCCGGAGAATCTCTTCGTGGGTCTCGTACCCGATGTCGCGACACTGCAACGCGTAAAGAAAAGCTCAAAGTTGTTGTCAATCATCGTTACGCCCGAGTTAAATGACAAGatgatttaaatttcatatatatatatacctatacataatACAATTTAATCGCGGACTCGAGCTAGACGCgcttcttttccttctttttatacatactctacatttttcttatttccaaCGAGCCATCAATAccagtcgtttttttttttttttgcttattatacctacacacgCTGGTGCAGTTATAGGCACATGTCGTGAAGAGGCTACGAAAAGAAGACCGAACTGCACCatttaataataacgataccgaaagaaaaaaagaaataaaaggaTTACGGATTCTTTTTGTATAGAGGGTCGAAATCTTGTACGCCATATTTCAACGGTTCGAATTTATTATACTTCAATTACTCGTGCCGATCGTTAAACCCGTagtgacgataaaaaattctcaaccaTCAAATCGTCCTCGTCAATATTTATTCAGATTACATCCGTTTGTTATTGTATACAGTATATAACGCGTGTCGTGTCATCCATCTCTTTCAAAATTTAGACGTGCTAAATTCGCGTGTATCAAGCATCACACTCGACGCGGTATTTAGACCTGAGGATTAACCATCATCAGTCGAGCACTGTGTAATAATGACACATTCTGAAGATTAAATCCGTCGTCGTCGTAAAACTTTCGCTTATAACATCAGTTATACATagtcaattcaattttcggCATTACTGTACGTTGCTAATAACCAAAGAATCATTTGGTATGAATgttaattgcaaaatttttcaaaaacagtCGTAAAATTCTAACCAAAGTTATAAGATTATATTTCTCCataaaaactttgaaacaCAGCAACGAACAATAGACTAGAAATATATTGTACAAGTAACTCGATCGCATAGCGCAAGCACAGCGATGACTATTATTACAGTGTCAGTGATTTCAAGTAGAACGTCGTGTGGTATATATTCTTGTCCTGCCATCAAAACATCCTTAAATAAAACTCACGGTAAGAGGGTGAGATGTTACCTAAATTCGTTCCCTGGGTCTATAAACGCTGTGCCCCGTAGGTTTCGCCTCGCATTGTCGTAGCTATCCTACTATAGATATACCTAGATAGAGTAGTACTAGGTATAACGTATTAAGGGTCGTGCGGTTAGTCGAGACTCACGCGGCGATTGATGCGCTGAACGTCCTCCATGACCTGGTTCAGCCTCCCGACGAGATGGGTGCTGTAAACTTCCGAAAGAGCAGCGTGATCTCTGCTCAGAGACTTTGTCTCGTTGACTAGCTGTTGCCAGCAGGCGAAGCTGGAGAACAGAGGCCACTGTTCTCttctgaaaaacaaaacaaaaaacatgaattaaaattattacttcGGTTAACGAATTTCCTTTGCTCTTTTCCTCTCTATTTCtcatgttttttcatttctcttaaACTAACTCTATCCGTTATCTCTAACtctaattttatatttttcatctcattcCTATTTGTACTTTCCACTGTAATCTACTTTAACATCTGCtctgtattttgttttctgaTTTCACCTATTTtaagttatatttttttctgtctgCTTACTTgctgtttttgtttctttttcttttttttctttttacgaaCTGTAATAATTGTATTAATTTTCTGTCTTTAATTGGTACTTGACCAATATCGCTATGAACATAATAAATTATCTACctatatctatctatctctccATACATTTGGATACCATTTTCTTACTAtctatttatttgtttactcATTCTTTCAACTGTCTactaatcaaattttcaaatcaaaagcTATTTTTGACACTCCGTTacttttgtttcttcttcccTGCAGCTTGTATATCATACTTATGTGCACCGTTGTGCGATTTTATAGCAGTATTCGTAGACTTACTTCTGCTTCTGTTCTTTGTGTTTCAGCTGAATAGCTCGAGCCATTTTGTCGAGGGATTTGCTGTAGTCGAGTTCGAGCTCGGCTCTCCGTCGAAAAAAGTCCTGGAGTTCGGCAACCAGGGCGACCTGGGCCTCCATTCGAACGTCGAGACATCTCAGCTGCTCGTTCAGCTGCAGTCTTATATCTGAAACGATAATCAACGAATACTTTAATTATAGCTATCATATGTTATTCACGCACGGcgagaacatttttttttctttccttttcttttttttttttacaactggATTACGTAAATCCTTggtcataattttttatacacacgtGTCTCGAtatttcgagaattttttatacacatgtaaagaaaaatcgaaaccaCTCTGAATGTTGgtattttcagtaaaaaccagttattttcagaatttatttacacGCGGTGCGTTGAAAAAAGCAACAATATTTCGGGGATTCAAAtccggggaaaaaaaaagacagttTCCACACTTTTGGAGAGTATATTTCTATTCGAGA
Proteins encoded in this region:
- the LOC124304953 gene encoding SLIT-ROBO Rho GTPase-activating protein 1-like isoform X3, producing MFKLAGKQEWEAWAKDIRLQLNEQLRCLDVRMEAQVALVAELQDFFRRRAELELDYSKSLDKMARAIQLKHKEQKQKREQWPLFSSFACWQQLVNETKSLSRDHAALSEVYSTHLVGRLNQVMEDVQRINRRCRDIGYETHEEILRVLHELHTTMKTYQAYQAESRQAETKLRVAEQQRTKLEVAIAPPEKLARSKKYKLIEKEVNKRKAKHTESKLKALKARNEYILCLEASNTTIHKYFVDDLSDLIDCMDFGFHNCVARALLMHCSAEEGRQRSLQQGAEQLAACVGSLDSRADKQRFLESHHVAFMIPKKFEFQGQRGDEVPEPELQKVLHTEMEQRLTQLQQRVTSLRTESEEVWKTLETAEASLLEMLTAKDYDCSRYFGENAVPTSRPPETLQIKLRADRQETEEFYLTKFREYLLGTSRIARLDAKQEYIRQTLLDGSASSPNPSITANKQKQARRKRIGRLQMNGQPKLFGGSLEEYLESTNQEIPLIVKSCVRVINLFGLHHQGIFRVSGSQVEINNFRECFERGEDPLADVTDASDINSVAGVLKLYLRELREPLFPIIYFEHLMELAQLESKQEFVLKMKELISSLPRPVVIVMRYLFAFLNHLSEFSDENMMDPYNLAICFGPTLVPVPEDKDQVQYQNQVNDLIKNIITFCEEIFPDDIGGIQYEKYISREPDDVEVGDSPTDQVQEDMDSEVYPSEDESENLEATAQFDFNARSARELSFKKGDTLTLYAQVSNDWWRGALAGREGLIPDKYVMLKIKDEDKDRDKELLKSSSEESMRRRASSSADSALSSGNSPLLGSSSTGIGSICTANTNGTNTQQQLLQQQEANALVPGIAVCVTSSQPIISREDSETPTKSILEPRTNDDVDCISLPSDHSIELIRLTPSEIYNPEDQSDPVTVIGDDSQNQQLQNHNPHLRSGHRHHTPADELEVAKRGGARRQHWKSQSMSGDVTSPGQLPLQANVTDDEDQDEDRERTTFSANRELWQRRATSQTHLSSGLPISGIKSFRSSQQEFREMRQKHTPDLVMDLPLSAQDADNKSASSSSLSSSDDETAPRVLTPPPQTSRTEAATSPNGGPESPDMSTAAERFAKQNQCTLKKNTKSSAATSASELGSTKPKDRETEDCVNSGGQDPAENQGIVRSASSTQVAVGDVPTPLRSPLPPRSTPIIAAKFAEMHLTGGSQVSSFKPQVKVKPTILRKPVLPFPHPHMSPELARKIEKQAQNTEQAN
- the LOC124304953 gene encoding SLIT-ROBO Rho GTPase-activating protein 1-like isoform X1 translates to MDEEEIDGIKSPIKRLGSTRKLLVFNNIRLQLNEQLRCLDVRMEAQVALVAELQDFFRRRAELELDYSKSLDKMARAIQLKHKEQKQKREQWPLFSSFACWQQLVNETKSLSRDHAALSEVYSTHLVGRLNQVMEDVQRINRRCRDIGYETHEEILRVLHELHTTMKTYQAYQAESRQAETKLRVAEQQRTKLEVAIAPPEKLARSKKYKLIEKEVNKRKAKHTESKLKALKARNEYILCLEASNTTIHKYFVDDLSDLIDCMDFGFHNCVARALLMHCSAEEGRQRSLQQGAEQLAACVGSLDSRADKQRFLESHHVAFMIPKKFEFQGQRGDEVPEPELQKVLHTEMEQRLTQLQQRVTSLRTESEEVWKTLETAEASLLEMLTAKDYDCSRYFGENAVPTSRPPETLQIKLRADRQETEEFYLTKFREYLLGTSRIARLDAKQEYIRQTLLDGSASSPNPSITANKQKQARRKRIGRLQMNGQPKLFGGSLEEYLESTNQEIPLIVKSCVRVINLFGLHHQGIFRVSGSQVEINNFRECFERGEDPLADVTDASDINSVAGVLKLYLRELREPLFPIIYFEHLMELAQLESKQEFVLKMKELISSLPRPVVIVMRYLFAFLNHLSEFSDENMMDPYNLAICFGPTLVPVPEDKDQVQYQNQVNDLIKNIITFCEEIFPDDIGGIQYEKYISREPDDVEVGDSPTDQVQEDMDSEVYPSEDESENLEATAQFDFNARSARELSFKKGDTLTLYAQVSNDWWRGALAGREGLIPDKYVMLKIKDEDKDRDKELLKSSSEESMRRRASSSADSALSSGNSPLLGSSSTGIGSICTANTNGTNTQQQLLQQQEANALVPGIAVCVTSSQPIISREDSETPTKSILEPRTNDDVDCISLPSDHSIELIRLTPSEIYNPEDQSDPVTVIGDDSQNQQLQNHNPHLRSGHRHHTPADELEVAKRGGARRQHWKSQSMSGDVTSPGQLPLQANVTDDEDQDEDRERTTFSANRELWQRRATSQTHLSSGLPISGIKSFRSSQQEFREMRQKHTPDLVMDLPLSAQDADNKSASSSSLSSSDDETAPRVLTPPPQTSRTEAATSPNGGPESPDMSTAAERFAKQNQCTLKKNTKSSAATSASELGSTKPKDRETEDCVNSGGQDPAENQGIVRSASSTQVAVGDVPTPLRSPLPPRSTPIIAAKFAEMHLTGGSQVSSFKPQVKVKPTILRKPVLPFPHPHMSPELARKIEKQAQNTEQAN
- the LOC124304953 gene encoding SLIT-ROBO Rho GTPase-activating protein 1-like isoform X2 — its product is MFQCIIQQRNGWIHPYSPDTKDVFPDIRLQLNEQLRCLDVRMEAQVALVAELQDFFRRRAELELDYSKSLDKMARAIQLKHKEQKQKREQWPLFSSFACWQQLVNETKSLSRDHAALSEVYSTHLVGRLNQVMEDVQRINRRCRDIGYETHEEILRVLHELHTTMKTYQAYQAESRQAETKLRVAEQQRTKLEVAIAPPEKLARSKKYKLIEKEVNKRKAKHTESKLKALKARNEYILCLEASNTTIHKYFVDDLSDLIDCMDFGFHNCVARALLMHCSAEEGRQRSLQQGAEQLAACVGSLDSRADKQRFLESHHVAFMIPKKFEFQGQRGDEVPEPELQKVLHTEMEQRLTQLQQRVTSLRTESEEVWKTLETAEASLLEMLTAKDYDCSRYFGENAVPTSRPPETLQIKLRADRQETEEFYLTKFREYLLGTSRIARLDAKQEYIRQTLLDGSASSPNPSITANKQKQARRKRIGRLQMNGQPKLFGGSLEEYLESTNQEIPLIVKSCVRVINLFGLHHQGIFRVSGSQVEINNFRECFERGEDPLADVTDASDINSVAGVLKLYLRELREPLFPIIYFEHLMELAQLESKQEFVLKMKELISSLPRPVVIVMRYLFAFLNHLSEFSDENMMDPYNLAICFGPTLVPVPEDKDQVQYQNQVNDLIKNIITFCEEIFPDDIGGIQYEKYISREPDDVEVGDSPTDQVQEDMDSEVYPSEDESENLEATAQFDFNARSARELSFKKGDTLTLYAQVSNDWWRGALAGREGLIPDKYVMLKIKDEDKDRDKELLKSSSEESMRRRASSSADSALSSGNSPLLGSSSTGIGSICTANTNGTNTQQQLLQQQEANALVPGIAVCVTSSQPIISREDSETPTKSILEPRTNDDVDCISLPSDHSIELIRLTPSEIYNPEDQSDPVTVIGDDSQNQQLQNHNPHLRSGHRHHTPADELEVAKRGGARRQHWKSQSMSGDVTSPGQLPLQANVTDDEDQDEDRERTTFSANRELWQRRATSQTHLSSGLPISGIKSFRSSQQEFREMRQKHTPDLVMDLPLSAQDADNKSASSSSLSSSDDETAPRVLTPPPQTSRTEAATSPNGGPESPDMSTAAERFAKQNQCTLKKNTKSSAATSASELGSTKPKDRETEDCVNSGGQDPAENQGIVRSASSTQVAVGDVPTPLRSPLPPRSTPIIAAKFAEMHLTGGSQVSSFKPQVKVKPTILRKPVLPFPHPHMSPELARKIEKQAQNTEQAN